A single Methanolobus sp. ZRKC5 DNA region contains:
- a CDS encoding SatD family protein: protein MINEKVLYAVITGDLVQSSQLEHETREEMIAYLRDSLMFIEDHLQLHDTIFLPFDIFRGDSFQVVLSKPDRALLASVLLSQRLSLFNEGSKDFAARLSIGIGTIEYIPDSGNIGEADGVAFRLSGKALDTMKQKGQNLLVTTPNPALNLMFETQCSFFDLIAGRWTNIQKEIILEKLSGSTQEEIASRHGKSQSTISQSLKASGFDGVKKFLFNYEHLFEYEDVFVESDK, encoded by the coding sequence TTGATTAATGAAAAAGTCTTATATGCTGTCATAACAGGGGATCTTGTACAGTCATCCCAATTAGAACACGAGACCAGAGAAGAAATGATTGCTTATCTTCGCGATTCGCTTATGTTCATAGAGGATCACTTACAACTTCACGATACTATTTTTCTTCCTTTTGATATATTCAGAGGAGATAGTTTTCAGGTAGTTCTTAGCAAGCCAGATCGTGCATTACTTGCTTCTGTACTCTTATCCCAAAGGCTTAGTCTGTTCAATGAAGGGTCAAAGGATTTTGCGGCAAGGTTATCAATTGGCATTGGAACAATTGAGTATATCCCTGACTCCGGTAACATAGGAGAGGCGGATGGCGTGGCTTTTCGACTTTCCGGAAAAGCGCTTGATACGATGAAGCAAAAAGGTCAAAATCTGCTAGTTACAACTCCAAATCCGGCTCTGAACCTGATGTTTGAGACTCAGTGCTCTTTTTTTGATCTCATAGCTGGCAGGTGGACAAATATCCAGAAAGAGATAATTCTGGAGAAACTCTCTGGTTCAACCCAGGAAGAGATAGCCTCAAGACACGGTAAATCTCAGTCAACGATTTCCCAGAGTCTGAAAGCTTCGGGTTTTGATGGAGTTAAGAAGTTCCTTTTTAACTATGAACACTTATTTGAATATGAGGATGTATTTGTAGAGAGTGATAAGTGA
- a CDS encoding DUF3307 domain-containing protein, translating to MDPGLLNISLLAKLILSHLLADFVFQTRSMVNDRFENKWRSKWLYIHGLTAGLLAYILSGAFIYVWLFIAYTFSHVLIDGFKSTRKDDLKWFTLDQAAHLFTILIVWILIAGLIPIMKILPTVPFAGTNLWILLVAYVITIWPSGIVIGKFTEAWQNDKDGNEGTGLSNAGLWIGRLERFLLLTFVLLDQYQAIGLLVAAKSIFRFTTDRKVSEYILIGTLLSFAIAVFVGIITKWLLDVGF from the coding sequence ATGGACCCGGGTCTTTTGAATATATCTCTGCTTGCAAAACTTATTCTTTCACACCTGCTTGCTGATTTTGTATTCCAGACCAGATCAATGGTAAATGACCGTTTTGAGAACAAATGGCGTTCAAAATGGCTTTATATACATGGTCTGACTGCCGGTTTACTTGCATATATCCTTTCAGGTGCCTTCATTTATGTCTGGCTTTTCATTGCCTACACGTTTTCTCATGTATTGATCGATGGTTTCAAATCAACCAGAAAAGATGATCTTAAATGGTTCACCCTGGATCAGGCAGCCCATTTGTTTACCATTCTTATAGTCTGGATCCTTATAGCAGGACTAATACCAATTATGAAAATCTTGCCTACTGTTCCGTTTGCAGGAACGAATCTCTGGATTCTGCTTGTTGCATACGTAATAACAATATGGCCCAGTGGTATTGTAATTGGTAAATTTACTGAAGCCTGGCAAAATGACAAAGATGGAAATGAAGGCACAGGTCTATCAAATGCCGGTCTGTGGATAGGTCGTCTTGAACGTTTCCTTCTCCTGACCTTTGTGTTGCTAGATCAGTATCAAGCTATCGGTTTGTTGGTTGCTGCAAAATCCATATTCAGGTTCACAACCGATAGGAAGGTGAGTGAATATATATTGATAGGCACTTTATTGAGTTTTGCAATTGCGGTTTTTGTGGGGATTATTACTAAATGGTTGCTTGATGTGGGATTTTAG